TTCCTTGGCTGCTGTCccacgaagaagaaagggaggCCCGCGAATCAAGGCCTAGATTCTCGGCCGTCAATTGCAATTCCGacagagagaaggaagaagactcCTCCTCTGTTTCTGGAGCCTTGGGAGGCGGCAGTCCCGGCAACGCCCAGCTCATCACCTTCTTCCTGCTCTGATCTTCGGCTGCCTCTTTCTCGTCCTTCGAATCCGTCGTCTCCTTCGGGGTCGGTATCTTCAAGAGGTTCTCAAATGCCTTAACCAGATGCATCACTTTCCCGCACCCAGTCTTAGGCACACTCTTCCTCGCCTCTTCCAACAACTTGTCCCTCCTCCTCTTGACTGCGGAAACCCCGCCCTTTATCAAAGCAGCATCAATCTCACCCAGCTCGCAAAACTCGGGATCCTCGAGAGGAGACGACCCATCCTCCTCCGTTTTCCCCGGAAACCCCTCTTCATTCCCCAGATCATGAATCATCAACCGATTCTCTATCTCTTCCCCTACGAGTTCAGCCGACTCGCCACCCtcgccattcttgctcttgaaAAACTCCTCCTGCGAAGCCCTCAAGCTCTCGTAAGCCAGGCAGAGACACTTCTTCGGATTTCCACCGGCCTTCTCCTTGCACTTGCACGCCCcccctgccgccgccgccgcccccctcGGCCCcccgccgccggcctcccctctCCTCGCGTTCCTCCTCGCCACGACGAACTTCCGGTCCCGGATCCTGTTCCCGGGGAGCAATTGCCCGCCGGATTAGGGTTCTTGGAGGCCGACTTCTGCGACTTGGCGGCGGACTTGGCCGGGGAACCGGCGGCTCTGTGGGGGCCAGGGCTGGCGTGCTGCGAGAGGTTGGGGTTCACGTTCTCGGAGAGCTTCGCGGCCTCCTGCTGATGATTCCTCGACCTGGCCGACGCCCTCGATTCCTTCGCCGGCGTCGTCgcggacgatgaagagcttttATGGACTGAATCCACCATCGTCGACGATGAACGAAGAGGAGGGAAGGAGGGGTCGGCGAGATCGAATTCGACTTTTAGGgattttcagagagagagagagggagagagagagagatgagggaTTTGGTGGATTGATGATGCAGGGAGTTAATGAGAAGGGCGAGGGTGaagggaaggaggagaagagaaaCGGGAAAGAAAATGGAACGTTGAagaggtttctctctctctctgggggaGACGCTCTCTTTGTAACGGCTAGTTCTGTTTTTTTCCTTGGAGGGGAGCTGCGCCTTCTCTTTTGGGGCGTTGGATGATCGGTTCGAATCGCTGTGGGGTTTCCAGCCGTTGATTGTGGGGGAGATCGGGATCTTCggtttaattttaatataattagccgaatctttttttttcttttttcctgagctaatttcatcattttttttctttggccccAAATATACAAGAATTCGCAcgtttgattttttatttttttttatttacatagTTCACAGGCGACGAATTATCTAAATATTGAGATTACTTTCTGATCAAATTAAAGAAGCATCTGTCTTtttaatcgaaaaaaaaatcgtaTTCACATGGACCAGAAAAAATAGTGCTATTTTTCACTTTATATCaaatcactttttatttttgagggaGAAAATGCACAAGTTGAGATTGCCGTggggaaaaatgagaaaaaaattaaaagtggagGTTactttttagaataaaatttaaaaaaggaaataaaaatcctactttttatttatatctttTATAATCATGTTCTtatacttttaattttcaaagcCTTTTATTTGCACAGagcttcaaattaaattatgtcCCCTATCAAATCCGACAATATTAAGGAGACATTGCCATCAAATGACACCAAAGCGTAACATGGACAGTAATTTCAAAATCAGAacaatttcataattaaaaaatagagagatcGTGAGTGAAATatgtgatttattttatttttttacagaAGAGCATTCTCGGCATTGTCGATTATCTCATCAATAGGATTTAAGCTGAAGGCACTATTTGAAGGAGTTGATGAGACAATTTTGTATAGGTAGAATGgcttgattagaaaaattaaaacgaATAGAAactaaaattggaaaaaagagGGGGGCGTGGGGAAAAAATCGGAGCGGAAAACgaaattttcacaatttcagTCCAGTTCCAACCCGAAGGACCGCGGGTACAGTCCGACCCGAACTGACGACGTCGGAGGGTATAACCCCACCCGCTCCGCAGCGCCAGTCCAGCACTCGCTCCGGTGGCTGTACTCGGCCGGTCGCGGCGGACTTCGATCGGCGACTCGCAGGGCCGACGACCGACCGTTCCTGCTCCGTCGTCTCGCTCCGGGTAAAGCGGTTCGTCTTTCCTATCTTTGCCCCTTCTCGATTGCGTCGCAAGACGTTACAGTCGACAGTCGACGCGAGCTACGCATGTCTGAATGCCCGACCGAGATTCCGACGATGGCTGTTGTAATTAGCTGTAGGATCGACTGGCGTGACAATGTGG
Above is a window of Eucalyptus grandis isolate ANBG69807.140 chromosome 9, ASM1654582v1, whole genome shotgun sequence DNA encoding:
- the LOC104419381 gene encoding LOW QUALITY PROTEIN: uncharacterized protein LOC104419381 (The sequence of the model RefSeq protein was modified relative to this genomic sequence to represent the inferred CDS: inserted 2 bases in 2 codons); the protein is MVDSVHKSSSSSATTPAKESRASARSRNHQQEAAKLSENVNPNLSQHASPGPHRAAGSPAKSAAKSQKSASKNPNPAXQLLPGNRIRDRKFVVARRNARRGEAGGGGPRGAAAAAGGACKCKEKAGGNPKKCLCLAYESLRASQEEFFKSKNGEGGESAELVGEEIENRLMIHDLGNEEGFPGKTEEDGSSPLEDPEFCELGEIDAALIKGGVSAVKRRRDKLLEEARKSVPKTGCGKVMHLVKAFENLLKIPTPKETTDSKDEKEAAEDQSRKKVMSWALPGLPPPKAPETEEESSSFSLSELQLTAENLGLDSRASLSSSWDSSQGSVSSRNSNGGRRSRRNSLESYGTSLGGSRWKKNQLRVTSQKPFKLRTEQRGRMKEEEFMKKMRELMVEEXKLRIPIAQGLPWTTDEPEYLIKPPVKEITRPLDLKLHSDMRAAERAEFDQQIAEKLSLIEQYKMERERQQKLAEEEEIRRLRRELVPKAQPMPYFDRPFIPKRSSKNPTVPREPKFHIPEQKKIKCCLSWNDMSPYTYNECAHEEMQK